In Entelurus aequoreus isolate RoL-2023_Sb linkage group LG02, RoL_Eaeq_v1.1, whole genome shotgun sequence, one genomic interval encodes:
- the LOC133662363 gene encoding gastrula zinc finger protein XlCGF8.2DB-like, producing the protein MCKVEMLRVLVKQRLTAAVEEIFVVLERTIAEYEEELSRTKEENERQRQLLDALFSKHQQADVSEEHLPLEQQEWNSRLAQEEPQTPHIKEEYEEPQPPYLKVEKEDDHVSQEGGHRDGFQEFPVIGGEVKGESAERREAEPPSSSSTQHTTDGNTHFRCSPYQKSIVSERNLNQHMTAHKGVKPFKCLVCGKDFGRSYELKIHMRKHTGEKPYTCTVCAKGFSQKGHFTAHARIHTGEKPFTCSLCGKSFVRNHDLKLHVRRHVGEKRYSCLICSKRFCDRTPFVIHMRTHTGEKVFRCGVCDQRFAYKYQLDNHKCVDDASSRK; encoded by the exons atgtgcaaAGTAGAAATGCTGAGAGTGTTGGTGAAGCAGCGACTAACTGCTGCTGTggaagaaatatttgtagtgttggaaagaacgatagcagaatacgaggaggaactttctagaacaaaagaggagaacgagcgacaacgtcaactactggacgctcttTTCAGCAAACATCAACaagcag ACGTGAGTGAAGAACATCTTCCCCTGGAGCAGCAGGAGTGGAACTCCAGGTTGGCGCAGGAGGAGCCACagaccccccacattaaagaggaataTGAGGAGCCACAGCCACCCTACCTTAAAGTGGAAAAAGAGGATGATCACGTCAGTCAGGAGGGAGGGCATCGTGACGGATTCCAGGAGTTCCCCGTGATTGGgggtgaggtcaaaggtgaaagtgcgGAGAgaagagaggcggagcctccgagCAGCAGCTCCACTCAACACACGACAGATGGCAACACACATTTTAGATGTTCTCCGTACCAGAAAAGTATTGTCAGTGAGAGAAATCTAAACCAACACATGACCGCGCACAAAGGAGTGAAACCATTCAAGTGCTTAGTTTGTGGCAAAGATTTTGGACGAAGCTACGAGTTAAAGATCCACATGAGGAAACATACGGGGGAGAAACCCTACACGTGCACAGTCTGCGCCAAAGGTTTTTCTCAGAAGGGACATTTTACCGCGCACGCCAGgatacacaccggagaaaaacccttCACGTGTTCACTGTGCGGCAAAAGTTTTGTGCGTAATCACGACCTGAAGTTGCACGTGCGAAGGCACGTGGGGGAAAAGCGCTACTCGTGTTTGATTTGCAGCAAACGCTTCTGCGATAGAACGCCGTTTGTGATCCACATGAGGACGCACACGGGCGAGAAAGTGTTCAGGTGCGGTGTGTGCGACCAAAGGTTCGCTTACAAATACCAGCTGGACAATCACAAGTGTGTTGATGACGCCAGCAGCAGGAAATGA
- the LOC133630147 gene encoding zinc finger protein 501-like, translated as MCKVEMLRVLVKQRLTAAVEEIFVVLERTIAEYEEELSRTKEENERQRQLLDALFNKHQQAVSGEHLPPEHLPPERQEWSSWVEQEEPQPPHFKEEQEDDSISLEGEHLEGLEDLPVIRVVVKSEDDEVKGESEVKGEAEPPSSSSTPHVTTEGDGGGSQADLAPLSDGDHTTSHPADTDEEDYKAAQTRHADNTHLKCSQCDKTFGDKSSLTRHVRIHSGEKPFTCAVCSKSFKLKETLIRHTRIHTGEKPFACSVCGKSFSVRGNFITHARTHTGEKPYACSFCNTGFRARPALVKHLRTHTGEKPFICAVCGERFSQKETLNRHSRTHSGEKPFTCLICGKTFSIKGQLIAHTRTHTGEKPFTCTFCGKTFSLKGNLIRHTRTHTGEKPFSCPVCNKSFTDGSGLIIHRRTHTGEKPFPCSVCGQRFAIKGHLITHTRTHTGEKPFSCLVCSTDFSSHSGLAQHMHKHS; from the exons atgtgcaaAGTAGAAATGCTGAGAGTGTTGGTGAAGCAGCGACTAACTGCTGCTGTggaagaaatatttgtagtgttagaaagaacgatagcagaatacgaggaggaactttctagaacaaaagaggagaacgagcgacaacgtcaactactggacgctcttTTCAACAAACATCAACaagcag TCAGTGGAGAACATCTTCCTCCTGAACATCTTCCTCCTGAGCGGCAGGAGTGGAGCTCCTGGGTGGagcaggaggagccacagcccccccactTTAAAGAGGAACAAGAGGATGACAGCATCAGTCTGGAAGGAgagcatcttgaaggactggaggaTTTGCCGGTGATTCGTGTTGTCGtcaagagtgaagatgatgaggtcaaaggtgaaagtgaggtgaagggagaggcggagcctccaagcagcagctcaactccaCACGTGACAACAGAAGGTGatggtggaggatcacaagcagacttaGCTCCACTGTCCGATGGTGACCACACAACATCACACCCTGCTGACACCGATGAGGAAGACTATAAAGCTGCTCAGACACGTCacgctgacaacacacacttgaaATGCTCTCAGTGTGACAAAACTTTTGGCGACAAGTCATCTTTGACAAGACACGTGAGGATCCactcaggagaaaaaccatttacttGCGCAGTTTGTAGCAAAAGCTTCAAACTGAAGGAGACTTTGATCAGGCACACGAGGATACACACCGGTGAAAAACCATTTGCCTGCTCAGTTTGCGGCAAAAGCTTCTCTGTGAGGGGAAATTTTATAACGCACGCCagaacgcacacgggagaaaaaccataCGCGTGCTCATTCTGCAACACGGGTTTCCGTGCTCGTCCGGCGTTGGTCAAACACTTGAGAACGCACACCGGGGAGAAACCTTTCATCTGTGCAGTTTGCGGCGAAAGATTCTCTCAAAAGGAGACATTAAATAGACATTCAAGAACGCACTCTGGGGAGAAACCTTTTACCTGCTTAATATGCGGTAAAACCTTCTCCATAAAAGGACAACTGATAGCACACaccagaacacacacaggagagaaacctTTCACCTGCACATTCTGCGGCAAGACATTCTCTCTTAAGGGAAATTTAATCCGACACACAAGAACGCACACGGGAGAGAAGCCCTTTTCCTGCCCAGTCTGCAACAAAAGTTTTACCGATGGCTCGGGATTGATTATTCACAGGAGAACGCACACGGGGGAAAAACCTTTTCCCTGCTCGGTTTGCGGTCAAAGATTTGCCATCAAAGGGCATTTGATaacacacacaagaacacacactgggGAAAAACCGTTTTCATGCTTGGTGTGTAGCACAGATTTTAGTTCTCATTCAGGACTGGCCCAACACATGCACAAACACAGCTGA